Proteins from a genomic interval of Halomonas alkaliantarctica:
- a CDS encoding sensor histidine kinase, with protein MRNEAMILGTAFGYLALLFVVAAWGDRRAEQGRSIIGSPTVYALSIAVYCTAWTFYGSVGRAAEYGPSFLLIYLGPTLAMLLAPSVIRKMVRIAARQRITSIADFISARYGKSTGLGALVALMALISITPYIALQLKAITVSHAVLINYPRAADTTLVDEHFWMDKSLWVALVLAVFIILFGTRHLDASERHEGMVAAIAVESIVKLVAFMAVGVFVVFVMFEGPAALFAQVAATPALVDSMRLDSVPGGATGWVGMLVLAFLAFLTLPRQFQVLVVENVDEQHLARASWLFPLYMLLINLFVIPIALAGLLLGVSAGDPDSFVLTLPLSAGLEGLPLLVFIGGLSAATGMVIVETIALSTMVSNQLVMPLLLRSRRLHLSTKGELAGWLLGIRRIAIVLILLLGYLYHALIGDSYSLVTIGLVSFAGAAQFAPALLIGLYWRGATRQGAAAGLIAGFLLWCYTLLLPGFSQSGWLDAALLTEGPWGIAWLMPYGLFGLENWDIYTHSLLWSMMANVGLLVGVSLFTRPTPLEQTQAALFTEAMHPNLQTTSLSTSLWRGQTTQGALKELLVRYLGAQTTRRVFSYSGTKSAYAADELATAELITRAEQALAGALGSSSARVLINSVVRGEALDIESILSILDTTSQTLEYNRRLEQKSQELAKIGEELRSANERLRELDRLKDEFVAMVSHELRTPLTSIRAFAEILCDSSQLPDEKRQHFLGVIVHESQRLSRLIEEILDLARLESGRLTLNPVPLDLADLTRHSIDAIAHLHEERGIALDVSLEADPAMVVGDHDRLEQVIINLLDNAGKFADRDQPKVHLTLYRHRRHFRLSVEDNGAGISEDERERVFEKFHQIQQDDDIPRGRPRGSGLGLPISRGIIAHLGGRLWVEDAKTLGGACLTLELPAAPDDTSLSTPD; from the coding sequence ATGCGTAATGAGGCGATGATCCTCGGCACCGCCTTTGGCTACTTAGCGCTGCTGTTTGTGGTCGCCGCCTGGGGCGACCGGCGAGCGGAGCAGGGTCGCTCCATCATTGGCTCGCCTACGGTATATGCCCTTTCTATCGCTGTTTACTGCACGGCTTGGACGTTCTACGGCAGCGTAGGACGCGCCGCCGAGTACGGCCCCAGTTTTTTGCTCATCTACCTGGGACCCACTCTGGCGATGCTGTTGGCCCCTTCGGTAATCAGAAAGATGGTGCGCATCGCCGCACGACAACGGATCACCTCCATCGCCGACTTTATTAGTGCCCGCTACGGCAAAAGCACTGGCCTAGGGGCGCTGGTTGCCTTGATGGCGCTGATTAGCATCACCCCCTACATTGCCCTGCAGTTAAAAGCCATTACCGTGAGTCATGCGGTACTGATCAATTACCCCCGCGCAGCCGACACCACCTTGGTGGATGAGCACTTCTGGATGGATAAGTCCCTCTGGGTCGCCCTGGTATTGGCAGTATTTATTATTCTGTTTGGCACGCGCCACCTGGATGCCAGCGAGCGCCATGAAGGCATGGTGGCGGCAATCGCGGTGGAATCCATCGTTAAACTGGTGGCCTTTATGGCCGTTGGCGTGTTCGTGGTGTTTGTGATGTTTGAAGGTCCCGCTGCGCTGTTTGCCCAGGTAGCGGCAACTCCCGCCCTTGTCGATAGCATGCGGCTGGATAGCGTTCCGGGTGGCGCCACCGGCTGGGTGGGCATGCTGGTGCTGGCCTTTCTGGCCTTTTTGACCCTGCCCCGTCAATTCCAGGTATTGGTGGTTGAGAATGTCGATGAGCAGCACTTAGCCAGAGCAAGCTGGCTCTTTCCCCTCTATATGCTGCTGATTAATCTGTTCGTTATTCCCATTGCGCTAGCGGGACTGCTGCTAGGGGTCAGCGCGGGTGACCCGGACAGTTTCGTGCTAACGCTGCCGCTGTCAGCAGGTTTAGAAGGGCTGCCGCTACTGGTCTTTATTGGCGGCCTTTCTGCGGCGACAGGCATGGTGATTGTCGAGACAATCGCGCTTTCAACCATGGTCAGCAACCAGTTGGTGATGCCTCTTCTGCTGCGCTCACGGCGGCTGCACTTAAGTACCAAAGGGGAGCTTGCCGGTTGGCTGTTGGGTATTCGGCGCATTGCTATCGTGCTTATTCTGCTGCTCGGCTATCTCTACCATGCGCTAATTGGTGACTCCTATAGTCTTGTCACCATTGGACTGGTCTCCTTCGCCGGGGCCGCGCAGTTTGCCCCAGCGCTTTTGATTGGCCTTTATTGGCGCGGCGCTACTCGCCAAGGTGCCGCGGCTGGCCTAATCGCCGGGTTCTTACTCTGGTGTTATACGCTGCTGCTGCCAGGGTTTTCCCAATCCGGTTGGTTGGATGCGGCACTACTCACCGAGGGCCCCTGGGGTATTGCTTGGCTAATGCCCTACGGCTTATTCGGGCTCGAAAATTGGGATATTTATACCCATTCGTTGCTCTGGAGCATGATGGCTAACGTGGGGCTATTAGTGGGGGTATCGCTGTTTACCCGACCTACACCACTTGAGCAAACCCAGGCAGCGCTGTTCACAGAAGCAATGCACCCTAATCTGCAAACCACCTCGCTATCTACGTCACTTTGGCGTGGGCAAACGACCCAGGGGGCTCTCAAAGAGCTGCTGGTTCGCTATTTGGGTGCCCAGACCACCCGCCGCGTATTTAGCTATAGCGGAACCAAAAGCGCTTATGCAGCCGATGAGCTCGCTACTGCCGAGCTGATTACCCGCGCCGAACAGGCCCTAGCGGGGGCGCTAGGCAGTTCTTCAGCGCGAGTATTGATCAACTCGGTGGTACGCGGTGAAGCGCTGGACATTGAGTCGATTCTGAGCATTTTGGACACCACCTCACAAACCCTGGAGTACAACCGCCGTTTGGAACAGAAGTCCCAAGAACTGGCAAAAATCGGCGAAGAGTTGCGCAGCGCCAATGAGCGCCTGCGCGAGCTGGATCGCTTGAAAGATGAGTTTGTCGCCATGGTCAGCCACGAGCTACGCACGCCGCTCACCTCCATTCGCGCCTTTGCTGAAATTTTATGCGATAGCAGTCAGCTCCCCGACGAAAAGCGCCAGCATTTTCTTGGTGTGATCGTCCACGAGAGCCAGCGACTGTCACGTTTAATTGAAGAGATTCTGGATCTTGCCCGCCTGGAGAGCGGTCGTTTAACGCTAAATCCCGTGCCACTCGACCTTGCCGACCTTACTCGGCATAGCATTGACGCTATTGCGCATCTGCATGAGGAGCGTGGCATTGCCTTAGATGTTAGCTTGGAAGCTGACCCTGCGATGGTCGTTGGCGACCATGACCGTTTAGAGCAGGTAATTATTAATCTGCTTGATAATGCGGGTAAGTTTGCCGACCGTGATCAGCCAAAAGTGCACCTCACGCTTTATCGCCATCGTCGGCATTTCCGCCTTAGCGTGGAGGATAACGGTGCGGGCATTAGCGAAGACGAGCGTGAGCGGGTGTTTGAAAAATTTCATCAAATTCAACAGGACGACGATATTCCGCGAGGTAGGCCAAGAGGCAGCGGCTTAGGGCTGCCGATTAGTCGGGGCATTATCGCCCACCTGGGGGGGCGACTCTGGGTAGAGGATGCCAAAACCTTAGGCGGTGCATGCTTAACACTGGAGCTGCCCGCGGCGCCGGATGACACTTCTCTTTCCACCCCGGACTAG
- a CDS encoding DUF294 nucleotidyltransferase-like domain-containing protein, with amino-acid sequence MRLVHQASPWRSLFHENGTLNTSALNAPLHHLFSKLSSNFPSSFPSPDTSLADAYAWQLPLVETLVHYDLPAWRISQIISDHNASLYRQAIAQSLDEMQAQGWGAPPVDYCVLLLGSAARFESLLGPDQDNALIIDDYPDHRHVEIDGYFQALGERFTQRLDQAGIPLCRGHVMARWPMWRKRLSEWHAQLAIWSADRQVKRVQQTNILLDFFPVAGNPALAKRLEESIASTLPKASLFMDEMAALLDELPVALDRLGRLASSPGLDAPHEQALNLKHQGLLPLISAARLSCLRHGLREIATHQRLIALSHTAAALTLAESELLIAAFERLQQRLLDQQRYNKARGEAADGWIDMRRLREDERLLLKFDLQQIRAFVQGVKNA; translated from the coding sequence ATGCGTTTAGTACACCAAGCCTCACCATGGCGCTCTCTATTCCATGAGAATGGCACGCTCAATACCTCGGCGCTCAATGCGCCGTTGCACCATCTCTTCTCAAAACTCTCCTCAAACTTCCCCTCGAGCTTCCCCTCACCGGATACCTCATTAGCTGACGCCTATGCTTGGCAACTGCCGCTGGTGGAAACATTGGTGCATTATGATCTGCCCGCCTGGCGTATTAGCCAAATTATCAGTGACCACAATGCTTCACTGTATCGTCAGGCAATAGCGCAATCCCTTGACGAAATGCAGGCGCAGGGCTGGGGCGCTCCGCCCGTCGACTACTGTGTTCTGCTGCTAGGCTCCGCGGCGCGCTTCGAAAGCCTGCTAGGCCCCGACCAGGATAATGCGTTGATTATCGACGACTACCCTGACCACCGACATGTAGAGATTGATGGCTACTTTCAAGCGCTGGGCGAGCGGTTTACCCAGCGTTTGGATCAGGCCGGTATCCCGCTCTGCCGTGGTCATGTCATGGCGCGCTGGCCGATGTGGCGCAAACGGCTGAGCGAGTGGCATGCGCAGCTAGCTATATGGAGCGCTGACCGGCAGGTAAAACGCGTACAGCAGACCAATATTCTGCTCGATTTTTTTCCGGTTGCCGGTAATCCAGCGCTTGCTAAGCGACTAGAGGAAAGTATCGCTTCGACACTTCCCAAAGCGTCACTGTTTATGGATGAAATGGCGGCGCTACTTGATGAGCTACCGGTGGCGCTGGATCGTCTGGGGCGGCTAGCCTCAAGCCCGGGCCTGGATGCCCCCCACGAGCAAGCCCTTAATCTTAAGCATCAAGGTTTGTTGCCCTTGATTAGCGCTGCACGCTTAAGCTGCCTGCGTCACGGGCTGCGCGAAATAGCCACACACCAGCGATTGATCGCGCTAAGTCATACTGCGGCTGCGCTGACGCTGGCTGAATCGGAGTTACTTATAGCTGCTTTTGAGCGTCTGCAGCAGCGCCTATTGGATCAGCAGCGGTATAACAAAGCCCGTGGTGAAGCCGCTGATGGCTGGATTGATATGCGGCGCCTGCGCGAAGATGAGCGCCTGCTGCTGAAGTTTGATCTGCAGCAGATCAGAGCTTTTGTTCAGGGAGTGAAAAACGCCTAG